Proteins encoded in a region of the Anopheles ziemanni chromosome 2, idAnoZiCoDA_A2_x.2, whole genome shotgun sequence genome:
- the LOC131282829 gene encoding cyclin-dependent kinase inhibitor 1C-like: MFAKLSIVAVCSLLAVASAEPHVLTPVGPAVVTAQSSQVFARNYNGFVPFPVVAPAVPAPVPAPFPPAPAFFVPAPPTPIFYPQPVFYNPPAPLPAVPAAVPAVPATPAVVPAVAVAPAAPAAKLVAVAPVAKVAKLVRPAPYLTTIRYRSVVA; the protein is encoded by the exons ATGTTCGCCAAGTTG TCCATCGTTGCAGTCTGCAGTCTGCTTGCTGTGGCCTCGGCCGAACCGCACGTCCTCACCCCCGTTGGACCCGCCGTCGTAACGGCTCAAAGTTCGCAAGTATTCGCCCGGAACTACAATGGATTCGTTCCGTTCCCGGTCGTGGCACCCGCCGTACCAGCGCCCGTCCCCGCGCCCTTCCCTCCAGCACCCGCGTTCTTCGTGCCGGCTCCCCCGACGCCCATCTTCTACCCACAGCCCGTCTTCTACAACCCTCCGGCACCACTTCCGGCCGTTCCGGCGGCAGTTCCCGCAGTTCCGGCCACGCCAGCCGTCGTTCCCGCGGTTGCCGTTGCTCCGGCAGCTCCAGCAGCTAAACTGGTCGCGGTAGCGCCCGTAGCGAAGGTTGCCAAGCTAGTGCGGCCCGCACCGTACCTCACCACCATCCGGTACCGGTCGGTTGTTGCCTAA
- the LOC131294121 gene encoding cuticle protein 16.5-like, protein MFTKLICIAALAISCASAKPGLVAPVAYAAGPAVVTAQSSQVVARNYNGIAPLAYTAAPALAYAAPAVAKVAAPLAYAAAPAPLAYAAAPAPLAYAGAPAPLAAAYAAPFAAPYAAPYAAGFASPYAAAYAAPYAKAFASPLLARSPYQLW, encoded by the exons ATGTTCACCAAGCTG ATCTGCATCGCCGCTCTGGCCATCTCGTGCGCCTCGGCCAAGCCAGGACTCGTCGCCCCCGTGGCGTACGCCGCCGGACCCGCCGTCGTGACCGCTCAGAGCTCGCAGGTTGTCGCCCGGAACTACAACGGAATCGCACCGCTTGCCTACACCGCCGCTCCCGCCCTCGCCTACGCTGCGCCGGCCGTGGCCAAGGTTGCTGCCCCGCTCGCCTACGCCGCTGCTCCGGCCCCTCTGGCTTACGCCGCTGCTCCGGCTCCTCTGGCCTACGCCGGTGCCCCGGCTCCTCTGGCGGCTGCCTATGCTGCTCCGTTCGCCGCTCCCTATGCCGCGCCTTATGCGGCCGGATTTGCGTCCCCCTATGCCGCCGCCTATGCTGCCCCGTACGCCAAGGCTTTCGCTAGCCCTCTCCTCGCCCGCTCCCCGTACCAGCTGTGGTAG
- the LOC131282831 gene encoding cuticle protein 10.6-like: MFSKVMIVALLATVASVSAKPGAFLPASPVAYTAAAPLAYSAPLAVAPAAVPAVAYTAGYANVGDSAVVTSHNSQVINPAYAAYSAAPLVSAYAASPLAYSAYAAPYAAPYAAPYAAKYVL; this comes from the exons ATGTTCTCTAAAGTG ATGATCGTTGCCCTCCTGGCCACCGTTGCCAGCGTCAGTGCCAAGCCGGGAGCGTTCCTGCCAGCGTCCCCTGTGGCGTATACTGCCGCCGCCCCGCTCGCCTACTCCGCACCGTTGGCCGTTGCTCCCGCCGCCGTCCCCGCCGTCGCCTACACGGCCGGATATGCCAACGTAGGAGACTCGGCCGTCGTCACCTCGCACAACTCGCAGGTCATCAACCCGGCCTATGCCGCGTACTCTGCCGCCCCGCTTGTGTCGGCTTACGCTGCTTCCCCCCTCGCCTACAGTGCGTACGCTGCCCCGTACGCTGCCCCGTACGCCGCACCGTATGCTGCCAAGTACGTCCTGTAA
- the LOC131282068 gene encoding cuticle protein 16.5-like, whose protein sequence is MFKIACLFAILAVASVSAKADPKPGVFAYAAPAAYVAAPAAYVAEGAAVYERTFHGNTAPLAYTYAAPYVAAAPVAYSSPYVAAAPAQVLLK, encoded by the exons ATGTTCAAGATC GCTTGTCTGTTCGCCATCCTCGCCGTTGCCTCCGTCTCGGCTAAGGCTGACCCTAAGCCAGGAGTATTTGCTTATGCTGCCCCGGCCGCATACGTTGCCGCTCCGGCCGCTTACGTTGCCGAAGGAGCCGCTGTGTACGAGCGCACCTTCCACGGAAACACCGCCCCTCTGGCGTACACTTATGCTGCGCCGTACGTCGCTGCCGCCCCGGTGGCCTACTCGTCCCCGTACGTCGCTGCCGCCCCGGCCCAGGTTCTGCTGAAGTAA
- the LOC131281959 gene encoding small ribosomal subunit protein eS27 — protein MPLAKDFLHPLPAEEKRKHKLKRLVPHPNSYFMDVKCPGCYKITTVFSHAQSVVVCAGCSTILCQPTGGKARLTEGCSFRRKPY, from the coding sequence ATGCCGCTCGCCAAGGATTTCCTGCACCCGTTGCCCGCTGAGGAGAAGAGGAAGCACAAGCTGAAGCGCCTGGTGCCGCATCCGAACTCGTACTTCATGGACGTGAAGTGCCCCGGTTGCTACAAGATCACCACCGTCTTCAGCCATGCCCAGAGCGTAGTTGTCTGTGCCGGCTGCTCGACCATCCTGTGCCAGCCGACCGGTGGCAAGGCGCGCCTGACAGAGGGCTGCTCCTTCCGTAGGAAGCCGTAttaa
- the LOC131294123 gene encoding small subunit processome component 20 homolog — protein sequence MKNRPKKHTASNKFHFQSFRDRINEIDVRRGALYRVETDYELPETDEGTYFHQALKKWSVQNLSSEYVTFQSGFKESFTLPLLLFNKDAIVEHLVACLRETTDSALQPLLELVVALAKDLRKDFHAYFSRLFEVLVEFLHSASADRVEWTLLCLAHLFKILRSVLRSDFGLTFNNLVPLLDETSSPPHAVDFATECLGYLARDLKDKRQLVELLLKWQMKHDAYTVACGKLLFEVLHGVQEHFHTSAKQTLLQLFEIMEQLEETEADHLQEILTQTITDVVECIQPEDIPVFWDVVRVSIDSYIVKLGNENVANKEHLVKHLTRLLQLSGIVLEYREGRLLGDALSSTVSQLIKLITTVSSPGDEFNETVVNQIIVLLRSKHVRLTQLEASRLTMNVLMLDHRPLYERFVAATVNCPMFEALIWPNFVKMLEAELDDARIRFLAGLLLQKAPLCGNGFQLENWKPFPVQVLANGNLERYMNKLLTVEHVEMEFVLANSELYLSALIALPHLANFRAKQNAVSTLKDTITYAVQFVQQDKPNKSTNKLIEKIIPFLGVTVETIIHMKEIEGKEYFDLLERLLPLVMKQDCLLLNTIHLLVTFMAEQRKSLLTFARFERMRPFIHPLLFSYDMSVRRLASGILAKFEHLSELAVAMGPLYSTIAKIENIEPLVQTYRGQVILFQHLAYDSQMYQQAANVARNEWTETVLQYMLSTFAVNFKLLWAPAASIVQSYGDNMVKSDEQLFWKVFDSMMRLAEGKQPHADCQSSAPADEEDEQTESMDTEDDTVDRLFPKVIDSFMKKPNIDYHNIRIQLLRTLQQCSYFCRSKGDSIAERFFAFLESKESKTNAVLGEEPTETKVDSEIRRKSSKGAGIGTQQVLLCYLNICTELGRKSLRKHASRLYTVYETLASSRNEEIQKAALNGIFAFGDEQLVPYKDFIFRLTSEKTLKNALLSVFVPTEDEPEDEDGDDDGSAVSGRTKIAEEHRPKVVQLMLKVLDGKITQNLGGTGSGGPFRATILTFIGRLRKEELEMLLNRWFEPYLKQLKETPIATVRSLAGEEENAAVVPIPATYRTNTLLHLLSSILTEVAPLQQAAFAARVLHLKIFFDALLMRMDHSIYRKYKTQALLSLVEVFKQYEQSEEYDWTDEELQAIMHVHVWPLLENLPSDSIHSPTPLLKLLLVWSRSERLYMLLSRRRYDNDKDAGSDHSMTPLDAMIALLKGSQTSAGVCTEVFNALASMLECDSLVGDQDEDVGRSATVASGDRLSHRNRLLIPYVKELLQHIRQTLKSKKSISSNMLLILTRIAESGMIGSDQQSEDAIEDDRKSLLSLLFPILAKKVAALNEISSDHIEASLDVRRLHVIIMRLLKEISTPQQYLKQLATLLETVKDVVSRKTIMQMFENMAPLSPELMQISTLVQELNAMDKRWIDQPDHSARTAGYRSIDPMVAADAPAGQRMTGNVAIVFLSHALHVFQFEKELSARQNAIEYACKVIAYLATAQDERPGDVQYCVERIVLRGITSGLKMKRSSNDRRNESIQLLAEVTRQVGALKRTVRPECRIFAELWQFTGKLGGGNEGDFFENITHLQLHYHRKALKRLADKLGALVEKAKDVNGIPPKGPSPRVIVQFLLPIVSHYNCNEVYKKQTNLVEEAGNCIIHLSRFLPWRSYHSVLKLHLTKLRYSWEYQKQMLRIVIGIMDAFHFDLSTLSSAPEEEDEKKSDGEHNSSPVAGNALMDKKLMLPTDVAEDTADVMAEEQEKQENGMADGETENKEEAIEDEIDDAEVDDDADVTAAQVNEEDPRQLTVDERKVARAIVDDISRTIIPSLLSSFHFASEGPVTITGASAGGPSNADRKARFAKQREQMLKLPIAIAIVKLFMKLPRREIELNLPKLIIKVITFLKSRLKLARAQARNTLAHITLELGASYLSFVLQNLLAMLTRGFQRHVLTYTVHIIIERAQKHLAGGHVLADILQTVLQICMEDMFGQLIGLINGTTIEGGTLRNDSTPESKSNRKPYQTLNILARYANEQMLVDLFAPFRAVLVKFRTHQTLTKVQDAFHKLAEGIVSNESLGPEVLLTFVYGMMSGKIYTQCALANGEQESAADGDQYTARGRKLLGKVAKPGSIYLIPAEPKRYGSAAAAANLDYTLAKTEGNDHVFLECGLDLLWQALKQQHAYGRHDREVFQQRVDPIVPMLVQSLESKHTRVTCTAIECLSMLWVTKWPLESLASKETMETIMKKLFEILHRYNTIAIDDTNSTNFPIVKACFRALVSMLKNVQHLYSFTMDHQRLLVMYIEQGVAVGGGRQTMAFTLLRSIVARKLNFYELHKLMRKVFETSVRSESDSERADCRQIIMEYLMNYQLGKKLQQHLLFFVEQLQYEVLFGRESAATMLKMLFQKLPKETIDKEHNTLFFALGVRLMNESTGELRALIADTIETLLKRLTIKQKCDELIPVTQEMLQDGQIKLRELGTQLLLRLIHSEPTAEFICSWLENVQDTLLLNLVPQIYAGGSLGNGRVGMFVKPMAPVNALLHADTRGDHLIIETLLVFEQLLQPDRGVLTNDRYNYMIDSLAYTAQTLLASGHQWVRLGALKVLYQIINELDFDAIQKKLENGSNEQEEETDGEEDEACPKHGKQFFYNAPLRDSKTLTLDLCAQLTPGSGMVDEQNDEAATLVMQILFLLANMLRVVPMKDEKMSSSSKKINLCWLLRRVRYVIQNEVLKTPNIYILRKHALHWMTSVVAILEQDVLEELAPTLLIPAVRELTAQEASARRTKAAENDPAKASLLKVATTLCKDISRRLGTTTYDKIRNTLEESLRLKRTGRKAQLAREKITQPKLAARRKDQKKLRNKEAKKRKVASHADASDGTDGVDGVLMGTKRRAKGGGVPIKRKKMEALFRE from the exons ATGAAGAACCGGCCAAAGAAGCACACAGCCTCTAACAAGTTTCACTTCCAATCGTTTCGAGATCGCATCAACGAGATCGATGTGCGTCGTGGTGCATTGTATCGCGTGGAAACCGACTATGAGCTTCCCGAGACCGACGAGGGAACATACTTTCATCAGGCGTTAAAAAAGTGGTCCGTGCAGAATTTGTCCAGCGAGTACGTTACGTTTCAGAGCGGTTTCAAGGAATCCTTCACACTCCCACTGCTGCTGTTCAATAAGGATGCTATCGTTGAGCATTTGGTCGCGTGTCTACGTGAAACAACCGATTCCGCCCTACAACCACTACTGGAGCTAGTGGTAGCTCTTGCCAAGGATTTGCGGAAAGATTTCCACGCGTACTTTTCTCGTCTGTTCGAGGTGTTGGTAGAGTTTCTACACTCGGCCAGTGCAGATCGTGTCGAATGGACGCTGCTCTGTTTGGCGCACCTGTTCAAGATCCTACGCAGTGTTCTACGATCGGATTTCGGCCTTACCTTCAATAACCTTGTGCCTCTGCTGGACGAAACGAGCAGTCCACCGCACGCGGTAGATTTTGCCACGGAATGTCTGGGATATCTGGCGCGCGACCTGAAGGACAAGCGGCAACTCGTGGAGCTGTTGCTGAAATGGCAGATGAAGCACGATGCCTACACGGTGGCGTGCGGAAAGTTGCTGTTCGAAGTTCTCCATGGGGTACAGGAACACTTCCATACGTCAGCGAAGCAAACGCTGCTGCAGCTGTTCGAGATCATGGAGCAGCTGGAAGAAACGGAGGCGGATCATTTGCAAGAAATATTGACGCAAACTATCACCGACGTGGTGGAATGCATTCAGCCGGAGGATATACCTGTCTTTTGGGACGTGGTACGTGTCTCGATTGATAGTTATATCGTAAAATTAGGCAATGAAAATGTCGCTAACAAAGAGCATCTGGTGAAACATCTGACGCGCTTGCTGCAATTAAGTGGAATAGTGCTGGAGTACAGAGAAGGTCGCCTGCTTGGTGACGCGCTTTCTTCGACGGTGTCACAGTTGATAAAGCTAATTACAACTGTTTCGTCTCCGGGCGACGAGTTCAACGAGACGGTCGTGAATCAGATCATTGTGCTGCTTCGGTCAAAACACGTACGATTGACACAGCTGGAAGCAAGCCGGCTTACGATGAACGTGCTCATGCTTGACCACCGTCCACTGTACGAGCGGTTCGTTGCGGCCACAGTCAATTGCCCCATGTTCGAAGCGTTGATATGGCCCAACTTTGTGAAAATGCTCGAGGCAGAGCTGGACGATGCGAGGATCCGATTTCTAGCCGGATTGTTGCTGCAAAAGGCGCCTCTCTGTGGGAACGGGTTTCAGCTGGAAAATTGGAAACCATTTCCGGTGCAGGTGCTTGCGAATGGAAACTTGGAACGCTACATGAATAAATTGCTGACTGTAGAACATGTCGAGATGGAGTTTGTGCTGGCAAATTCCGAGCTGTACCTTAGTGCGCTTATCGCGTTACCGCACCTTGCAAACTTTCGTGCCAAGCAGAATGCGGTCAGTACCCTGAAAGACACTATCACGTATGCCGTACAATTTGTGCAACAAGATAAGCCTAACAAGAGCACGAACaagttgattgaaaaaatTATTCCATTTCTGGGGGTTACCGTGGAAACGATCATTCATATGAAGGAAATCGAAGGAAAGGAATACTTCGATCTGCTCGAGCGGCTGCTTCCCCTTGTGATGAAACAAGATTGCCTACTGCTAAACACTATCCACCTGCTGGTAACTTTCATGGCCGAACAGCGTAAAAGTTTGTTAACTTTTGCCCGCTTCGAACGCATGCGACCGTTTATACATCCATTGTTGTTTTCGTACGATATGAGCGTCCGGCGCTTGGCTAGTGGAATTCTAGCAAAATTCGAACACCTCTCCGAGCTGGCTGTTGCTATGGGTCCGCTTTACAGCACGATTGCTAAGATTGAAAACATCGAGCCGCTAGTTCAAACTTATCGCGGACAGGTGATCCTCTTCCAGCATCTTGCGTACGACAGCCAAATGTACCAGCAGGCAGCCAACGTGGCACGCAACGAGTGGACTGAGACCGTGCTCCAGTACATGCTGTCTACGTTCGCCGTCAACTTTAAGCTCCTGTGGGCACCGGCTGCATCGATCGTGCAAAGCTACGGCGACAATATGGTCAAGAGCGACGAACAACTGTTCTGGAAAGTGTTCGATTCTATGATGCGGCTGGCGGAGGGGAAACAACCGCATGCGGATTGTCAAAGTTCAGCCCCTGCAGACGAAGAGGACGAACAGACGGAATCGATGGATACCGAAGACGATACCGTAGATCGTTTGTTTCCAAAAGTGATCGACTCGTTTATGAAGAAACCAAATATCGACTATCATAACATTCGCATTCAGCTGCTTCGCACGCTTCAACAGTGCAGCTACTTTTGTCGCTCGAAAGGGGACAGTATAGCGGAGCGATTCTTTGCTTTTCTGGAATCGAAAGAATCTAAAACAAATGCGGTCCTTGGAGAGGAACCCACGGAAACCAAGGTGGATAGCGAAATCCGACGGAAAAGTAGTAAAGGGGCCGGCATTGGCACGCAGCAGGTGCTACTGTGCTACCTGAATATATGCACCGAGCTGGGCCGAAAATCGCTTCGCAAACACGCGTCCCGGCTATACACGGTGTACGAAACGCTCGCCAGCAGTCGGAATGAGGAAATTCAGAAGGCGGCCTTGAATGGAATTTTTGCCTTCGGCGACGAACAACTCGTGCCTTACAAGGATTTCATTTTCCGCCTGACGAGTGAGAAAACGCTGAAAAACGCCCTCCTCTCGGTGTTCGTGCCTACGGAAGACGAGCCGGAAGATGAAGATGGGGACGATGATGGTAGTGCGGTCAGTGGACGTACGAAGATCGCCGAAGAACACCGGCCGAAGGTGGTGCAGCTGATGCTGAAAGTGTTGGATGGTAAGATCACCCAAAATCTTGGTGGTACCGGCTCGGGTGGTCCTTTTAGGGCAACCATCCTTACGTTCATCGGTCGTTTGCGCAAGGAGGAATTGGAAATGCTTCTGAATCGATGGTTTGAGCCCTATCTGAAACAGCTGAAGGAAACGCCGATCGCTACGGTACGTAGTTTAGCCGGGGAAGAAGAGAATGCAGCAGTAGTACCAATACCAGCAACTTATCGAACGAATACGTTGCTCCACTTGCTCTCGTCTATATTGACCGAAGTGGCCCCATTGCAACAAGCTGCGTTTGCGGCGAGGGTCCTCCATCTGAAGATATTCTTCGATGCTTTGCTGATGCGCATGGACCATTCCATCTACAGGAAGTACAAAACGCAAGCTTTGCTATCGCTCGTTGAAGTGTTCAAACAATACGAGCAAAGCGAGGAATACGATTGGACGGACGAGGAACTGCAGGCTATCATGCATGTACACGTGTGGCCACTGCTGGAGAATCTGCCCAGTGATAGTATTCACTCGCCGACGCCGCTACTAAAGCTCCTGCTTGTCTGGAGCCGTAGCGAACGGTTGTACATGCTTCTAAGCCGGCGCCGGTACGACAATGACAAGGATGCGGGCAGCGACCACTCGATGACTCCGCTCGATGCGATGATcgccctactaaaaggcagtCAAACGAGCGCAGGCGTCTGCACTGAAGTTTTCAACGCACTCGCTTCCATGTTGGAGTGTGATTCGCTAGTAGGCGATCAAGATGAAGATGTAGGAAGGTCAGCAACTGTTGCATCGGGCGACCGGTTAAGCCATCGCAATCGTTTACTTATACCGTACGTGAAGGAGTTGCTCCAACATATCCGGCAAACGCTAAAGAGCAAGAAATCGATCTCCAGTAACATGCTGCTGATTCTCACGCGCATAGCGGAATCGGGCATGATCGGCAGCGACCAGCAGAGCGAGGATGCGATCGAAGACGATCGGAAATCACTATTGAGTTTGCTTTTCCCCATCCTGGCGAAGAAGGTGGCAGCGTTGAATGAGATTAGTAGCGATCATATAGAGGCGAGCCTGGACGTCCGCCGATTACACGTCATCATCATGCGGCTTTTGAAGGAAATTAGCACCCCGCAACAGTATCTGAAGCAGTTGGCGACGCTGCTGGAAACGGTGAAAGATGTTG TGTCACGGAAAACGATAAtgcaaatgtttgaaaatatggCACCGCTTTCCCCGGAACTGATGCAAATCTCCACGCTTGTGCAAGAATTGAACGCTATGGATAAGCGCTGGATCGATCAGCCCGACCACTCGGCACGAACGGCCGGCTACCGATCGATCGACCCAATGGTTGCTGCCGATGCCCCGGCTGGTCAACGTATGACCGGCAACGTGGCCATCGTGTTCCTCTCGCACGCACTGCACGTGTTTCAGTTCGAGAAGGAACTTTCGGCCCGTCAGAACGCAATCGAGTACGCCTGCAAGGTGATCGCGTATCTGGCCACCGCACAGGACGAGCGACCGGGCGATGTGCAGTACTGTGTCGAACGAATCGTACTGCGCGGCATCACCAGCGGGCTGAAGATGAAACGCTCGAGCAACGATCGGCGGAACGAATCGATTCAGCTGCTCGCCGAGGTGACCCGGCAGGTGGGCGCTCTAAAGCGGACCGTTCGACCAGAGTGCCGCATTTTCGCCGAACTGTGGCAATTCACCGGGAAGCTAGGAGGCGGCAACGAGGGAGATTTCTTTGAAAACATCACCCATCTGCAACTACACTACCACCGGAAGGCGCTGAAGCGGCTTGCCGATAAGTTGGGCGCGTTGGTGGAGAAAGCGAAGGACGTAAACGGCATACCTCCGAAAGGTCCATCGCCACGGGTCATTGTACAGTTTCTGCTTCCAATCGTGTCGCACTACAACTGCAATGAGGTGTACAAAAAGCAGACGAACTTGGTAGAGGAAGCGGGCAACTGTATTATACACCTGTCGCGCTTCCTGCCGTGGCGTAGCTACCATAGTGTGCTGAAGCTGCACCTGACGAAGCTCCGATACTCGTGGGAATACCAGAAGCAAATGCTCCGTATCGTAATCGGCATTATGGATGCGTTCCATTTTGATCTTTCTACGCTTTCGAGCGCCCCGGAAGAGGAGGACGAAAAGAAGTCGGATGGGGAACACAATTCCTCACCTGTGGCTGGTAACGCTTTAATGGACAAGAAACTGATGTTACCCACGGACGTGGCAGAAGATACGGCGGATGTGATGGCAGAAGAACAggaaaagcaagaaaatggCATGGCCGATGGAGAAACGGAAAATAAGGAAGAGGCGATTGAGGACGAAATCGATGATGCTGAAGTCGATGATGATGCGGACGTTACGGCGGCCCAAGTAAATGAGGAAGACCCACGGCAACTGACGGTGGACGAACGGAAGGTGGCGCGTGCAATTGTGGACGATATCTCCCGCACGATCATACCGAGTCTCCTgtcttcatttcattttgccTCGGAGGGACCGGTAACCATTACCGGAGCGAGCGCCGGTGGCCCCTCGAACGCCGATCGAAAGGCACGCTTTGCCAAGCAGAGGGAACAGATGCTGAAGCTACCGATCGCAATCGCGATCGTGAAACTGTTTATGAAGCTACCCCGCCGGGAGATCGAACTGAACCTGCCGAAGTTGATCATCAAAGTGATCACGTTTTTGAAGTCGCGCCTAAAGCTGGCGCGAGCGCAGGCCCGTAACACGCTGGCTCACATTACGCTCGAGCTGGGCGCTTCGTATCTGAGCTTTGTGCTACAGAATCTGTTGGCAATGTTGACTCGTGGGTTCCAACGGCACGTGCTTACCTACACCGTGCACATCATTATCGAGCGCGCGCAAAAGCATCTCGCCGGGGGTCACGTGCTAGCGGACATTCTGCAGACGGTGCTGCAGATCTGCATGGAGGACATGTTCGGGCAGCTGATTGGGCTGATAAACGGGACGACCATCGAGGGCGGTACGCTGCGCAATGACTCGACACCGGAGTCGAAATCGAACCGTAAACCGTACCAAACGCTCAACATACTAGCACGGTACGCCAACGAGCAGATGCTGGTGGACTTGTTCGCACCGTTCCGGGCCGTGCTGGTAAAGTTCCGCACGCACCAGACGCTTACCAAGGTGCAGGACGCCTTCCATAAGCTAGCGGAAGGTATCGTGAGTAATGAATCGCTCGGCCCGGAGGTACTCTTGACGTTCGTGTATGGTATGATGTCTGGAAAGATCTACACCCAATGCGCGCTGGCCAACGGTGAACAGGAATCTGCGGCCGACGGTGACCAATACACGGCCAGGGGTCGAAAGCTGCTTGGAAAGGTCGCGAAACCGGGCAGCATCTATCTGATCCCGGCCGAACCGAAACGATACGGATCGGCTGCTGCAGCGGCCAACCTCGACTACACGCTTGCAAAAACCGAGGGAAACGATCACGTGTTTCTCGAGTGTGGGCTTGATCTGCTGTGGCAGGCCCTCAAGCAGCAGCACGCCTATGGCCGGCACGATCGAGAGGTCTTCCAGCAGCGCGTTGATCCGATCGTGCCGATGTTGGTGCAGTCGCTCGAAAGTAAGCACACACGCGTAACCTGCACCGCGATCGAATGTCTCTCGATGCTGTGGGTCACCAAGTGGCCACTGGAAAGCCTCGCGTCCAAGGAAACGATGGAGACGATCATGAAGAAGCTCTTCGAAATTCTGCACCGTTACAATACCATTGCCATCGACGATACCAACTCCACGAACTTTCCGATAGTCAAAGCATGCTTCCGGGCGCTCGTGAGTATGCTGAAGAACGTACAGCATTTGTACAGCTTCACGATGGACCACCAGCGCCTGCTGGTAATGTACATCGAGCAGGGTGTGGCGGTTGGCGGAGGCCGCCAAACGATGGCGTTTACACTGCTACGATCGATCGTTGCACGCAAGCTTAACTTTTACGAGCTACATAAACTGATGCGGAAGGTATTCGAGACATCCGTGCGGTCGGAGAGCGACAGTGAACG GGCCGACTGTCGACAGATCATTATGGAGTACCTAATGAATTATCAACTGGGAAAGaaacttcaacaacatctgctcTTCTTCGTCGAGCAATTGCAGTATGAGGTACTCTTTGGACGCGAATCGGCGGCTACGATGCTTAAAATGCTATTCCAGAAACTGCCAAAG GAAACAATCGACAAGGAACACAACACCTTGTTCTTCGCCCTCGGCGTACGACTGATGAACGAAAGCACCGGTGAACTGCGTGCTCTAATTGCAGACACCATCGAAACGCTTCTCAAGCGACTCACGATAAAGCAGAAATGCGACGAGCTGATACCGGTCACCCAAGAGATGCTGCAAGATGGGCAGATAAAGCTCCGCGAGCTCGGTACACAACTGCTGCTCCGGCTGATTCACAGCGAACCGACCGCCGAATTCATATGCAGCTGGCTGGAAAATGTACAGGATACATTGCTGCTAAATTTGGTCCCTCAGATATACGCAGGTGGGTCGCTGGGGAACGGCCGGGTGGGTATGTTCGTGAAACCGATGGCCCCGGTGAACGCGCTTCTTCACGCGGATACACGGGGCGATCATCTGATCATAGAGACGCTGCTCGTGTTCGAGCAGCTGCTGCAGCCGGATCGTGGTGTCCTGACCAATGATCGCTACAATTATATGATCGATTCGCTAGCATACACCGCACAAACGCTCCTGGCCAGTGGTCACCAGTGGGTACGGCTCGGTGCACTGAAAGTGCTGTATCAAATAATAAACGAACTTGACTTTGATGCTATTCAGAAGAAGCTTGAAAATGGCAGCAATGAGCAGGAAGAGGAAACCGATGGGGAAGAAGATGAAGCTTGTCCCAAGCATGGCAAGCAGTTTTTCTACAATGCACCATTGCGCGACAGCAAAACGCTTACTTTGGATCTGTGCGCTCAACTAACACCGGGCAGTGGGATGGTAGACGAGCAAAATGACGAGGCCGCTACGCTCGTTATGCAAATTCTGTTCCTGCTGGCGAACATGTTGCGTGTTGTGCCGATGAAGGACGAAAAGATGTCTTCGTCATCAAAGAAGATCAATCTGTGCTGGCTGTTACGACGGGTGCGGTATGTGATACAGAATGAAGTGCTGAAAACGCCTAACATTTACATCCTG CGTAAGCATGCACTACACTGGATGACGTCAGTGGTAGCCATTCTAGAGCAGGACGTGCTGGAAGAGTTGGCGCCCACCCTGCTTATTCCAGCCGTTCGGGAGCTAACTGCCCAGGAAGCATCGGCACGCAGAACGAAAGCCGCCGAAAATGATCCGGCAAAGGCATCGCTCCTTAAGGTGGCCACGACTTTGTGCAAGGATATCAGCAGGCGGCTCGGAACGACCACATATGACAAGATACGCAACACACTTGAGGAGTCCCTGCGCCTTAAGCGTACAGGTCGGAAGGCGCAACTGGCACGGGAGAAGATCACGCAGCCGAAGCTTGCAGCCCGCCGGAAGGATCAGAAAAAGTTACGAAATAAGGAagcgaaaaaacgaaaagtggCAAGCCACGCGGATGCTTCCGATGGTACCGATGGCGTTGATGGCGTTCTGATGGGTACGAAACGGCGTGCCAAGGGTGGTGGGGTGCCTATCAAGcgtaaaaaaatggaagcacTTTTCAGAGAATAA